The genomic window TTTTTCCTTAATAAATCATGAAAAAAATATGCTAAAAAGATATGTGACTCTATGATTGATATAAAGTTTAATTCtaaattctttaaaaataaattaaaaagatNNNNNNNNNNNNNNNNNNNNNNNNNNNNNNNNNNNNNNNNNTTAATCTATTGTATTACTATttatgaaagaaaatatttttacacTTTATAATATGAAAAATACATTTATATACACTTCAAATAAACTTTATCAATAAACTAAAAAATTcagataaaattttaataataacaacagtaataataataatacgtaCGCACCTGGTTCTTGACTGGACTAACAGCTTCAACCCAAGGTAATGCCTCTTGAACTCCTCCGGCGTGAAATCGGAGAACTTTCTGACACCGTGCTCCGCCGATGAATCCAGCTTCGCCCTACATCACACCGATCAAACAAAGTCAGTTACAGTTACAACTCTCAACTAACAATATCAAAAACTAGGAAAAtagctcctcctcctcctccttttgtTTGATCTCGGAGATGGCGCAAGAGTGGTTATGCTGCCGCCGTTACTCTCACCGTCAAGTCCTCAGCGAAGATGAAGCGTCTTGGGACAACAGACTGGAAGTCTTCGACTTCATTGTAACTCTTGGCAATCGGCGTTGAGCCTTCGAGGAAACTATTGCCGGAGAAGTTGAAGTGTCTGAGGTTCCGAAACGAGCGAATGGAAACCGGGACACGACCAACAAAGTGGTTGTCGGCGACGTTTAGCTTTTCCAGGTTCGGAAAATACTTGAGGAAGTTGAGGTTGCCGGAGAGTTTGTTGGAGGAGACATCGAGGAGTCGGAGCCTTGCAAGCGAAAAAAGGTGAGGCGGGACTTCGCCGGAGAAGCCGTTGCCACGGAGATCGAGGATTTCGAGCTTCTTGAGGTTGACTATGGAGTTTGGGATGCGGTCAACGAGGTGGTTATGAGATAAAGAGAGTTCTTTAAGCTGAGTGAGGTGTAAAATGGCGGAAGAGAGGGTTCGATTGAGATTCTTGGAGGACGTAGGTGGCTGTGGCGGTGTCGCAGAACACAGCATCGATGGAAGCCTTACCGTTGACTAAAAGTGCATTGAGACCAAGGTCTCTTTGGAGAGTTCTAAAGGCGTTGAGGTCTCAAGGGTGGAGATCAAGCTTGGCTTTCATGATTGaagagaagaagaacaacaagaaAGAGGGGAAAAAAGAATAAGTggaagaggaggagaaagaagATTGAAGAGGCATGAGAAGAAAGAAGAGTGTTGGGAGTGTTGAGTGTTGAGTTTCAGAAAGTAATCTATTTATAAACAAGAGGGCCCCATATTTAATTAGTAGTTAGTGCTAGCTTTCAATTTCATGCATAAAATATAATAGGAGAGTGTTaggaacaatgaaaattttgaacaatataaataattactaataaaataaaaatattctacattttaatttaatattattaattaaatttattcttttaactctattaattcacattgtttacacattattcaaaaatcttatttgtTACCTATATTTTTCTAATATAATATAAgataataaatcaaaataaaatccttAGTGGCCCTACCATTGCTGCCCTCATCACGCCCTTAAAGTGTAGCCACCCTCTAATATGATCGGGAATAATTGGCCTAAATGGACAAAATTATGGATTTTCTTTTTTGTgagtttttagaaaaaaaaaattcagtgattttttttaaaaggtaAAAAATTTCATGTTTAAATAGTTNNNNNNNNNNNNNNNNNNNNNNNNNNNNNNNNNNNNNNNNNNNNNNNNNNNNNNNNNNNNNNNNNNNNNNNNNNNNNNNNNNNNNNNNNNNNNNNNNNNNNNNNNNNNNNNNNNNNNNNNNNNNNNNNNNNNNNNNNNNNNNNNNNNNNNNNNNNNNNNNNNNNNNNNNNNNNNNNNNNNNNNNNNNNNNNNNNNNNNNNNNNNNNNNNNNNNNNNNCATttttaagtaatttttaaaaattataagttataattaaaaaatatttttatttttattgttaaaattttattaaatatatttaaaaaattattaaacaatatatttttttaacaatttaatTACATCCAAATAAATGTTATATCACCGACCAAGTCAACAAAAGTAACTTTTATTCTTGGAATAAAATACTCGGCTAGTCTCAATCATAAGGGCCAAACATTTGATAAAAGGTCCATCAACGTCAGACTTGGCTCACCATTTCATTGTAAGCCAAGTTTGCCAACTACAAGACACATGACATAAGCCGGTCTACATTATGGACTTCTTCCATACTTACGAACTTCACAATGGAAAAACAGGTTAGGTGAATGTTATGGTGCCTAAAACATGATGTTTAAGTTACTAAAAAaggtaaaaaataatatttaataaattttaaagatttaatttttattttatatatttaattttttatttataaaaacaaGTTAAGTAATTTAAACACACAATCAAAAGCACTATAAAATTTACCAACAGATTAATGGTCCACATCTTCAAAATATTCCTCTGATCTCTTTCATATTTTCATCCTTTCATATATTTTATTTGAGACATTCTACTATATAGATTGAGGTTATATAGagagaatataaatttttttatagttattttttattattttattaatattcaaaatataggtcctaataatatttttaatttctcttttattatataaaaaaaaatctataaactTATATCTTTACCATATAATTTACCATTTTATATTATATCTGAAGACATACTGAACTTTTAACATAGTACAATACCTCACCTGAAACTGAAACGCTTCCTAAATTGTATATTGTTAAAACCTGTGTATTATTGTACAAATTTCATggcaaaaccaaaataaaaaaaggggtaaacaataaccgaaaaaaaattatgtaaaaaatgtcaattgctaattaaaataaaaaaatcacagaattgtattttttttaattttattccaatCTAATATGGAATCTATGGCAATCCAACACTTAATTAATATAGTTGAAAGCATATATCATTTCTTTCACATATGCAATTTTTGTCTTTTATTGTTGACGATTAAAATCACATGGCGAACATTGTATACAATAACTTTAAACAAATTATACTACGTTTCGTTcgcattttaaaaaataaaaataattttttttattatttttaatttttttataaaatttaaaaaataaaaaatactaaaaataaaaacaaaatataaaaatgtaaACTAAATGTATTCTTAGTTGTCGATTTTTATTCTATTAATAtgcaattaaatttttattttagataaaATAGTctctaacaacaataataataataaattaatttttaatctttcagaatactatataaattaaaactttttatttaaataaaaatgttaatttCTAATTTGTGTTAGAAACAACTAATTCACTTTTAGGTGTATTATTTGTTAACTTTGTTAATAGTATTATTTTCGCAAATAGCCTTAAATATatactacaaaataaaaaatatattttataaacaCTAACTACAAAATTAAGAAATCAACTTCTTTTTTATTGGCTATGCATGTAACATTAGTATAAAAAAGTTTTTAATCATATTGACATTTGttagtttaaattatttatttattttattttcataacctttaaaatataaatatcaataaaaagatatttaaatttaaataaaatataaaaaataaattaataagaataagaatctagattttgttctttaattttgaaatttaataaaaatggtattttatcaaatttatgaatttaaaacaaaataattagcaatcttaaaaaatttattaaattttattagttaatttatCACTATATTTAAGAACCATTATTGAGTCTTTTGACTTTGGGAAGATGCACTTAAGATATAATCACTCTCCATATGATATAAAAGACAATAAGAATGTTATGGGTTCAATTTAGTTTGATTTTAGACCAAATTAAAAACCAATCAAACCAATCTGTTCGATTTTCTCATAACATCAATCAATCgatttattatttttgtaataATCGAATCGAACCGAATCAAACTAAAAACAATTTTGATTCTAtcagttttttcaatttttaaattctaattaacaaaatattaatCATAGTAAAAtggaatttaaaataattaacaaaCTGAAATAATAAGAGTAAATCATATTATTTCTACATACATAGTTTGtgaatattcttttttttttcttaattttacggCCTGTGTAGTAACATTAATAAATAATATGCATAAATATAAAGATtttttaaagcaaaataaaaataaaatttttattcagacccaattttatcccaaaactttttaatgaaatttatgttGTATTCCTTACAACTTAGCACTTTAATTAGATGACTCACAATTCCACACTGCCTTTTTAATTTCCTCGACAATGCTTCCAAAGTCACATAATATTTTTCATCTATCCTACCCATCATACCATCTCTGAATTCCACCTTAAGAGAATATCATTTTGATAATATAAAtctttataaaatttaattttataatagcaatttttattctaatttaattCTTGATCAATCTACCATTAATTATCAGTATAtcaattctattatttttttttcttgctgAAATTATATTGCAAAAACATCTTATATTTTTGTCCATATCGATCCTTCGCTTATCAAAATCAAAACATCTGTTTTCagtgtactttttttttttcatatactaTCTCTGATAGTAAGTAATTAAAGCTTTTCTTCTAACCTCCATCATTCTATCATACATTCTATTGTTTATCATATCATCAATCTTCTATTTCTCTTAATTATTTTCTaaaactttataatttttttatgagtaaagtattgtttttgtctccAACATTTGGAATAAGTTCTATTTGTGTCCTtaacgtttaaatcatcctatttgtatccttaacgtttataaaagtgattcaatgttatcctactataaattatactaacaaatcagattatattttttaattattctcacttgaatgtattcattctcaattaggtctcacttggatgtgttcgattttaatattataccaactatttgtgtttagatttaattatgtcccagaaaagtgaattatgtaaatgttgtaggaattagtttcaatatTATtagatgagctatttttcggagtagatcatcgattctatcacagacatttgtattctaactttaataagagatttttaaaactcaaactaaaatactcatgatgtgtaattgacggcaggataacattgaatcacttttacaaacgttaggaatacaaatagaacgatttaaacgttaaagacacaaatagaatttactcCAAATGTTAGAGACAAAAACAATACTCACATCTCATTAAAATTAATCTTATGCCATTTCTTCATTAGAATCGTCATGTATAATACTTTTTAAAAAGAACCATCCGTCCTTATCCCTTCGTTGGCAAAGCCAGGGCCAGGGATCGACCTGCCTGGCAGACNNNNNNNNNNNNNNNNNNTTACACACACTTATTACAGATCACCTTATACTTACTACACCAAATGCTCGTTAAATGTCTAACAATATGTTGAATCAAATTAATCTTTTTCTGAAATTACTTTCAATTAATTCCAAATTCAAGAATCTTCCGGAAATAATTGCACTTGAACTACTCATAGCTGCAGATTCAAACGAATTTGACACCTTCAAAagccatttttattttttattttttaaacagtAACATCAAAGAAACTTAACGTAGAAGAgtttaaaatttagattttattAAGATGTGTAAAAGCAGTAGATTTTAANNNNNNNNNNNNNNNNNNNNNNNNNNNNNNNNNNNNNNNNNNNNNNNNNNNNNNNNNNNNNNNNNNNNNNNNNNNNNNNNNNNNNNNNNNNNNNNNNNNNNNNNNNNNNNNNNNcttaaaataaaaaatttaaaaactccTACTAACAATAATTTAATATGCGTTTTTAGAGCAcaaattaactaaattattaaaatttgtgttaaaaaaaaaatttttgttggGCACTAACACACAAATTACACTTGACTCGTTGCATAGATTTTTCATTTTTGGTGTTATTGCATCAGACTTAAGTCGTCGTTGACTCGCCCTAATATcccaaaagaaacaaagacaTTCGCTCATAGAATTATTCATGTATTAAAACTACTGTCGAAGAAAGCATAGgaaaagtaatttttaattatttaatgtaaatcaatttttttagaatttagagttaaaaatattttagtaacCGTAAAAATTTAGTCAGTTaaattgtatttaaaaaaaaagattgagactaaaaaataaaaattaattaaactgcGTTTCTATTTACGTTAATAAGTAATTGGCTAAATAAATCAACGAATTAAATTAACACATTTATATGAATTCAAAGTGCATACAAAATACTAATGCCAAATAtagctaataaaaaaaaaaaaagaaagaccaTTGTTATATTTTAACAATTGTGAAAAGTATTGAATGCACTTtacttctttaaaaaaaaaatgcatgcaCAGACAAACGAAAGAAATTTATTATTCTTgtgttgttattttaatttttcttaaattaataattttcacAGTATGTTGAtatctttttctgtttttttgaGAGGTCCTCTATAGCCACACATACATTACTTTGTAATACTGTTGGAAATTTCTGGCGAAGCAAAGTAATTTAAgataatatgaattttttttttcttttattgatcTGTTTTGTTAAAAACTACagtaaattttagattttttttacagCATAAGTTTGTTGGTCACTAACTAAAATAATTGGCTTGTAATGCAAAGAAAATGTAGtcaatattaaaagaaaattctAAGAAAAATTAGTGCACCATCTTTTCTATCATTTATTTAATATGAGATCATTCATTTCACAATGCTTGCTTTTAATAATTGTTCTTGTGTTCagtcaaaagaaaaaaatgattatgtttattgTGCTTGTCTTATTGGGTTAATTTAATCTGAATGCCTTTGGAAGTTGGACCCACCAAATGAAGAAGCTTCTAGGAAAATTCCAATGTCCCGTGATTCATGAACCTTCACTTTTGTGAAGTAAATAATCAAACCTTATTTTCTTTGGCTATCAATTACTCAATGACCATATTTCCATATTtgtggagaaagaaaaaaaagaaaaaatacaatcAGTTATACTGTGTTTGACTCTGCAGggtataaaaattattaaagcTAAAGCGCAAATGAAAGTGATATTGGTGGTGCGTGTCGTTAGAATACATGTTAGATTATTAGCAAATGTCCTTAAAATTTAAGTAATTATTAGAGTTGTGCATGTAGAACACCAAGAAAACGTAGTCAGTGTTAAAAGAAAACTCCAAGAAAGATTAGTGCACCATCTTTTCTACCATTTATTCAATATGAGATCATTCATTTTACAATGCTTGCTTTCAATAATTGTCCTGGTGCTCAGTCAAAAGAAGgaaatgattatgtttattgTGCTTGTCTTATTGGGTTAATTTAATCTGAATGCCTTTGGAAATTGAGACCCGCCAAATGAAGAAACTGCTAGAAAAATTTCAACGTCCCGTGATTCACTTTTGTGAAGTCAATAATCAAACCTTATTTTCTTTGGCTATCAATTACTCAATGACCATATTTCAATATTTgtggagaaagaaaaaaagaaaaaatacaatcAATTATATTGTGTTTGACTTTTCAGggtataaaaattattaaagcTAAAGCGCAAATGAAAGTGATATTGGTGGTGGGCCTCGTTAGAATACATGTTAGATTATTAGCAAATGTCTTTAAAATTTAAGTAATTATTGAAGCTGCGCGTGTAGAACTCCAAGAAAATGTAGTCAGTGTTAAAAGAAAActccaaaaaaaattagtgcacCATCTTTTCTACCATTTATTCAATATGAGATCATTCATTTCACAATGCTTGCTTTCAATAAACGTCCTGGTGCTCAGTAAAAaaaaatgattatgtttattgTGCTTGTCTTATTGGGTTAATTTAATATAAATGTCTTTGGGAATTGGGACCCACTAAATGAAGAAACTGTTAGAAAAATTTTAACGTCCCATGATTCATGAACTTTCACTTTTGTGAAGTCAATAATCAAACCTTATTTTCTTTGGCTATCAATTACTTAATGACCATATTTTCATATTTgtggagaaagaaaaaaagaaaaaagacaaTCAGTTATACTGTGTTTGACTCTGTAGggtataaaaattattaaagcTAAAGTGTAAATGAAAGTGATATTGGTGGTGGGTCTCGTTAGAATACATGTTAGATCATTAGCAAATGTCCTTAAAATTTAAGTAATTATTAAAGTTGTGCGTGTAGAACTCCAAGAAAATGTAGTCAGTGTTAAAAGAAAACTCCAAGAAAAATTAGTGCACTATCTTTTCTACCATTTATTCAATATCAGATCATTCATTTCACAATGCTTGCTTTCAATAATTGTCCTGGTGCTCAGTCAAAAGAAataaatgattatgtttattgTGCTTGTCTTATTGGGTTAATTTAATCTAAATGCCTTTGGGAATTGGGACCCACCaaatgaagaaattgctaagaAATTTTCAACGTCCCGTGATTCATGAACCTTCACTTTTGTGAAGTCAATAATCAAACCTTATTTTCTTTGGCTATCAATTACTCAATGACCATATTTTCATATTTgtggagaaagaaaaaaagaaaactacAATCAGTTATATTGTGTTTGACTCTGCAGggtataaaaattattaaagcTAAAGTGCAAATAAAAGTGATATTGGTGGAGGGTCTCGTTAGAATACATGTTAGATTATTAGCAAATGTCCTTAAAATTTAAGTAATTATTAAAGTTGTGCGTGTAGAACTCCAAGAAAATGTAGTCAGTGTTAAAGCCCCTTTTTGGAATGGGATTTTTCGCTTGTTCCGTTCAAACCAACTTGTGGAACAAGAATTCCAGGAATTAGACCACCTTATTGGGAGGAATCATTCTCTCCAAGGAATTGATTCCACTCCTTTAAAGAGATAGAGTCTCCTTTCCTAAGGACTATTCTTAGGGGAAAGGATGCAGCCGCAGCGGTGGACAGCGCCAAAGAGAAAAGACGTAACAAGGTATTCAGACCACACTTCACACAAACCAACTGAACGTTTTCCAAGAGCTAGtgctctgataccatgaaagaGTTGAAAATACTTTGAGCAGATTGGGTGAACATTGAACAAGGCAAAGTAATGGTTTATTCATCCCCCAGCAGTTCCTTTCTCAGTTCCCATTCAACATTCATAATATTAACCCGCTTCAACCAGCTGCTTTGCGGACTGCTCTTGCTCTTACTGCTGCTTCCTGCTTCTGACTACTTGCCTTTTCCTCACCGTCACTGCCTTCCCGCTTGATATTCCTCCTTATTTATATCGTGCAATTAAAGGGAACGAGACTGGAAAGCCCAAACTGAGCCCGGCGGGCAAATGCTTACCAATACCGAAGCCGTTCCGCTCGTCCCTCTTTCGAGGGCTTCACTCTCCTTGAAGAAAGCAAGTTTGCGGTTACGTAGATGATAACCGGCCTATACGAACGTTTGTTTCTACCATTTATTCAATATCAGATCATTCATTTCACAATGCTTGCTTTCAATAATTGTCCTGGTGCTCAGTCAAAAGAAataaatgattatgtttattgTGCTTATCTTATTGGGTTAATTTAATCTGAATGCCTTTGAAAATTGGGACCCACCAAATGAAGAAACTGCTAAAAAATTTTCAACGTCTTGTGATTCATGAACCTTCACTTTTGTGAAGTCAATAATCAAACCTCATTTTTTTTTGGCTATCAATTGTTCAATGACCATATTTCCATATTTgtggagaaagaaaaaaagaaaaaatataattggTTATATGGTGTCTGACTCTTCTGCAGggtataaaaattattaaagcTAAAGCGCAAATGAAAGTGATATTGGTGGTGGGCCTCCTTAGAATACATATTAGATTATTAGCAAATGAAAAaactgctagaaaaattctaACGTCCCGTGATTCATGAACCTTCACTTTTGTGAAGTCAATAATCAAACCTTATTTTCTTAGGCTATCAATTACTCAATGACCATATTTCCATAtttatggaaaaagaaaaaaaggaaaaatacaaTCGGTTATATTGTGTTTGACTTTGCAGggtataaaaattattaaagcTAAAGTGCAAATGAAAGTGATATTAGTGGTGGGTCTCGTTAGAATACATATTAGATTATTAGCAAATGTCTTTAAAATTTAAGTAATTATTGAAGTTGTGCGTGTAGAACTCCAAGAAAATATAGTCAGTGTTAaaagaaaattccaaaaaaaattagtgcacCATCTTTTCTATCATTTATTTAATATGAGATCATTCATTTCACAATGCTTGCTTTCAATAATGATCCTGGTGCTCAGTCAAAAGAAagaaatgattatgtttattgTGCTTGTCTTATTGGGTTAATTTAATCTGAATGTCTTTGGAAATTGGAACCCACCAAATGAAGAAACTGCTAAAAAAATTTCAACGTCCCATAATTCATCAACTTTCACTTTTGTGAAGTCAATAATCAAATCTTATTTTCTTTGGCTATCAATTACTCAATGACCATATTTTCATATTTgtggagaaagaaaaaaagaaaaaatacaattgATTATATTGTGTCTGACTCTGTAGggtataaaaattattaaaactaAAACGCAAATAAAAGTGATATTGATGGTGGCCTCATTAAAATACATGTTAAATTATTGGCATATATCCTTAAAATTGAAGTAATTATTGAAGTTGTGCGTGTAGAACAAAAAAATTTCAGTACCATATAGGATACCCTATCATTATTTGATCTATGATTAGTCTTTAGTCTCATACGGCACATTATTGTAATAGCCTTAATTACAAGCTAAAATTAATTCACACAAAAATTTGCAAGATCATAtattattttgaatcaattacAATATATTTGTTCTTGAGATTGAGaaattcttaataaaaaaatacttttttaatttatttgtaagttatatgttattttattaaaatttaagttatatataatattattagtttatttataAATATGATATTAACATCTTTTTCAGAAATCTGTGCATATACataatgatttttttgtatttatttaaaaaaaaacactgTGCAAGATATATCATGTGATCAACATGGTGAT from Arachis ipaensis cultivar K30076 chromosome B09, Araip1.1, whole genome shotgun sequence includes these protein-coding regions:
- the LOC107616691 gene encoding leucine-rich repeat receptor-like serine/threonine/tyrosine-protein kinase SOBIR1 isoform X1 — its product is MLCSATPPQPPTSSKNLNRTLSSAILHLTQLKELSLSHNHLVDRIPNSIVNLKKLEILDLRGNGFSGEVPPHLFSLARLRLLDVSSNKLSGNLNFLKYFPNLEKLNVADNHFVGRVPVSIRSFRNLRHFNFSGNSFLEGSTPIAKSYNEVEDFQSVVPRRFIFAEDLTGEAGFIGGARCQKVLRFHAGGVQEALPWVEAVSPVKNQVRFGLNLQVWGVKLIISARNEAKLE
- the LOC107616691 gene encoding leucine-rich repeat receptor-like serine/threonine/tyrosine-protein kinase SOBIR1 isoform X2 gives rise to the protein MLCSATPPQPPTSSKNLNRTLSSAILHLTQLKELSLSHNHLVDRIPNSIVNLKKLEILDLRGNGFSGEVPPHLFSLARLRLLDVSSNKLSGNLNFLKYFPNLEKLNVADNHFVGRVPVSIRSFRNLRHFNFSGNSFLEGSTPIAKSYNEVEDFQSVVPRRFIFAEDLTGEAGFIGGARCQKVLRFHAGGVQEALPWVEAVSPVKNQVRNEAKLE